A stretch of Megalobrama amblycephala isolate DHTTF-2021 linkage group LG14, ASM1881202v1, whole genome shotgun sequence DNA encodes these proteins:
- the LOC125245338 gene encoding gastrula zinc finger protein XlCGF8.2DB-like, with product MEFIKEESEDMKIEETFRVKEEQTDMMPLKEESQELNETEKDQYDFITRKKSFSCSETEKTNARKRAQKTGTGSYFTCQQCGKSFTQRGSLNVHMRIHTGEKHFACKQCGKRFHQKGNLKVHMRVHTGESFFTCQQCGKGFNRKENLKVHMRIHTGEKPFTCKQCGKSFSRKESLESHMIIHTGMMPYACSQCGKSFTHKQTLNAHIRIHTGENPYICSQCGKSFDHLGNLKIHMIIHTGENPFTCQQCGKSFNRKGNLQVHMRIHTGESPFTCKQCGKSFTQNGSLNIHMRLHTGEKPYTCLQCEKSFTYQRDLKLHLQTHSEN from the coding sequence ACATGATGCCACTGAAAGAGGAGAGTCAAGAACTGAATGAAACGGAGAAAGATCAGTATGATTTCATAActagaaaaaaatcttttagttGCTCAGAGACTGAGAAGACTAATGCAcgaaaaagagctcaaaagacagGAACCGGAAGttatttcacctgccaacagtgtggaaagagtttcactcaaCGTGGAAGTCTTaatgtccacatgagaattcacaccggagagaagcatTTCGCCTgcaaacagtgtggaaagagatttcatcaaaaaggaaaccttaaagtccatatgagagttcacaccggagagagctttttcacctgccaacagtgtggaaagggtttcaacagaaaagaaaacctaaaagtccacatgagaattcacactggagaaaagccgttcacatgcaaacagtgtggaaaaagtttcagtcgaaaagaaagcCTTGAAAGCCACATGATAATTCACACTGGAATGATGCCTTATGcatgctctcagtgtggaaagagtttcacacataaaCAAACTCTTAATGCCCACAttagaattcacactggagaaaaccCTTACATATGCTCTCAGTGCGGAAAGAGTTTCGATCACCTTGGAAACCTTAAAATCCACATgataattcacactggagaaaaccctttcacctgccaacagtgtggaaagagtttcaatcgAAAAGGAAACCTtcaagtccacatgagaattcacactggagagagcccTTTCACCTGCAaacagtgtgggaagagtttcactcaAAATGGAAGCCTTAACATTCACATGAGacttcatactggagagaagccttacacgtGTCTTCAATGTGAAAAGAGTTTCACATATCAAAGAGATCTGAAACTGCATTTGCAAACTCATTCTGAAAATTAA